The DNA window GATTTGAGCGCTCGTTCCATTTTCGATATCTCCAGATAAGATCAGTCTGCGTTTTTACCGTGTCAACTTAAGCTCTGTAACTTCGTGCGTAGGCCGAATCTCCCTGCGCTTTCAATGGACTCTGTCTAACTTTGTAATCAACTTGATTTGAAGTATCAGCCTGTCGCATTTGGCAGAGTATATGCAAGCAAAACCATCATCACAATGAAGATAACTGTGCAGACGCTTAGCACTGCCACCAGTATCATGAATTGTTTCTGTTTGCGTTTAGCTACTTCTTCAGTATTGCCCGCGGTATCACCGTCTGTAGAGTTAGTCACAGGCGCCTCCGTTTCTCTAATACTTCTGAACCGACGGATCGATGTCATTTGACCAGGCGATTATTCCACCTGTTAAGTTAAGACCGGAAAATCCCTGGTCTCGTAAGAACTCGGCGCAGCTGTCGCTTCGATTTCCAGAGCGGCAGTAAACTACGATATCTTGATTTCTAAATTTCTCCAATTCCGACAGTCGTTCCATTAAATCGCCCATGGGAATATGCGCGGTCGTATTGGCAAGTGTGCAAATCGCCAGCTCATGTGGTTCTCGGATATCGAGAAGTACGATATTTTCGCCCGCATCGAGCCGTTTTTTAAGCTCCAGAGGTGTTATTTCAGTCTTTGTGTCCGACCCAGCCATCCCTGACCCCTTTTTAATTCAACCAGGAGTTAAGTATAATCTCGATTAATCGGGTCTGCCAAAGGAGGCAACGAAAGTGGCGTTTAAGTTGACATTGGAAGAAGCTCTTAAAGAAGCGCTTCAGGACGACCATAAAGTGTCCAAATACGAGGCAAAGGTTATTCGCGAGCTAATTATGGCGGACGGAAAGGTATCCGAGCAAGAAAAGGCATTTCTGG is part of the Candidatus Melainabacteria bacterium genome and encodes:
- a CDS encoding rhodanese-like domain-containing protein, which codes for MAGSDTKTEITPLELKKRLDAGENIVLLDIREPHELAICTLANTTAHIPMGDLMERLSELEKFRNQDIVVYCRSGNRSDSCAEFLRDQGFSGLNLTGGIIAWSNDIDPSVQKY